Proteins encoded together in one Nostoc sp. PCC 7524 window:
- a CDS encoding Rqc2 family fibronectin-binding protein, with protein MQPVDFTTLTATCSELRVEWIPSRLEQVYQRDRYTIAIALRTLKQRGWLEISWHPQAAHICIGNPPPRTPDTFTFSQQLIHQLGGLALVAIEAIAPWERVIDLQFARRPGEAALYHLYIEIMGKYSNVILTDGSNQIITAAHQVSQQQSSVRPIQTGQPYETPPKLTGPVPSGNESPARWQERVSLVPGAMKRQLLKSYSGLSAALVESMLLAANIAPDTSTDTLTFEDWQRLFTRWQEWLQALEQKNFQPGWTKQGYTVMGWGVVAPAKDIQTLINEYYTGQFNQQIFAQLRHQLTQKLSNILTKLRNKAQTFSDRLQQSDQADEYRQKADLLMAHLQTWEPGMTEITIPDFETGEPVAIALQPDKNAVQNAQNLYKQHQKLKRARTAVEPLLEEVQTEIDYLEQVEAALSQIENYQAAEDLQALEEIRDELIGQKYLEELDYRRSVNETPSTNFHHYSTPNGFQVLIGRNNRQNDQLTFRVAGDYDLWFHAQEIPGSHVLLRLEPGAVPEANDLQFVANLAAYYSRARQSEQVPVVYTEPKYVYKPKGAKPGIAIYKQERIIWGKPQMVNGSGE; from the coding sequence GTGCAACCAGTAGATTTTACCACCCTCACAGCTACTTGTAGCGAACTGCGTGTTGAATGGATACCATCACGCTTAGAACAAGTTTATCAGCGCGATCGCTACACTATTGCGATCGCATTACGTACCTTGAAACAAAGAGGTTGGCTAGAGATTTCTTGGCATCCTCAAGCTGCACACATTTGTATAGGTAATCCACCACCACGCACACCCGATACTTTTACTTTTAGTCAGCAATTAATACACCAGTTGGGAGGATTAGCCTTGGTGGCAATTGAGGCGATCGCACCCTGGGAACGAGTGATAGATTTACAATTTGCCCGTCGTCCTGGAGAGGCTGCGCTTTATCATCTCTACATTGAGATTATGGGCAAATACAGCAATGTCATCCTCACTGATGGAAGTAATCAGATTATTACGGCTGCTCACCAAGTGAGTCAGCAACAGTCGAGTGTGCGCCCTATCCAAACTGGACAACCTTATGAAACACCACCAAAACTGACTGGCCCTGTGCCTAGTGGGAATGAATCTCCAGCACGTTGGCAAGAACGGGTGAGTTTAGTTCCAGGTGCGATGAAGCGGCAATTACTTAAAAGTTATAGTGGCTTAAGTGCGGCTTTAGTAGAGTCTATGTTGCTGGCGGCGAATATAGCACCAGACACCAGCACCGATACTTTGACTTTTGAAGACTGGCAAAGATTATTTACACGCTGGCAAGAATGGCTACAAGCATTAGAACAGAAAAATTTTCAGCCAGGGTGGACGAAACAGGGATATACAGTTATGGGTTGGGGTGTAGTTGCACCAGCCAAAGATATTCAAACATTAATCAATGAATATTATACTGGGCAATTCAATCAGCAGATATTTGCCCAATTGCGCCATCAACTGACGCAGAAATTGAGTAATATCTTAACGAAATTGCGAAATAAAGCTCAGACTTTCAGCGATCGCTTACAACAATCCGATCAAGCAGATGAGTATCGTCAAAAAGCTGATTTATTGATGGCTCACTTGCAAACATGGGAACCGGGAATGACAGAAATTACCATACCGGATTTTGAGACAGGTGAACCAGTAGCGATCGCCCTGCAACCAGACAAAAATGCTGTGCAGAACGCCCAGAACCTTTATAAGCAACACCAAAAACTCAAACGGGCGCGTACAGCCGTTGAGCCATTATTAGAAGAAGTGCAGACAGAAATTGATTACTTAGAGCAAGTAGAAGCAGCTCTTTCGCAAATAGAAAACTACCAAGCAGCAGAAGATTTACAAGCCCTAGAAGAAATCCGTGACGAATTAATTGGGCAAAAATATTTAGAAGAATTAGATTATCGTCGTAGCGTGAATGAAACGCCTAGTACAAACTTTCATCACTACTCTACACCTAACGGCTTTCAAGTTTTAATTGGTCGTAATAATCGCCAGAATGACCAGTTAACCTTTCGGGTAGCGGGAGATTATGATTTATGGTTCCATGCTCAAGAAATTCCTGGTAGCCATGTGTTATTGCGTTTAGAACCCGGTGCTGTTCCCGAAGCTAATGATTTGCAATTTGTCGCTAATCTGGCTGCTTACTACAGTCGCGCTCGTCAGAGTGAGCAAGTACCAGTAGTTTACACCGAACCCAAGTATGTTTATAAACCCAAAGGTGCTAAACCTGGAATTGCTATTTATAAGCAAGAGCGGATTATTTGGGGAAAACCACAAATGGTTAATGGGAGTGGGGAATAG
- a CDS encoding NYN domain-containing protein has translation MPRPLPQAVLLVDGYNIIGAWPCLKKTRDYSGLEAARGELVEAMTSYSAFQAYDTQIVFDAHYQNTSSNREVITELVSVHYTDFGQTADTYIEKICASLRPQITQTRISRVIVATSDRAQQLTVQGYGAEWLSAQQLCWEVEATVCRVRKKYQPRKQSSSRFLASAIDAKARQRLAELRMGFK, from the coding sequence ATGCCCCGTCCCCTACCACAAGCCGTTTTATTGGTAGACGGCTACAATATAATTGGCGCTTGGCCTTGCCTGAAAAAAACCCGTGATTATTCTGGATTAGAAGCGGCTCGCGGGGAACTTGTAGAAGCAATGACAAGTTACAGTGCGTTTCAAGCTTATGACACACAAATAGTGTTTGATGCCCACTATCAAAATACTTCTAGTAATAGAGAAGTAATTACAGAACTGGTTTCAGTTCATTACACTGACTTCGGGCAAACAGCAGACACTTATATTGAAAAAATTTGTGCATCTTTGCGCCCTCAAATTACACAAACTCGCATTTCTCGTGTAATTGTGGCAACTTCAGATCGCGCCCAACAATTGACGGTACAGGGGTATGGGGCTGAATGGTTATCAGCACAACAACTTTGTTGGGAAGTAGAAGCTACGGTTTGTCGGGTGAGAAAGAAGTATCAACCACGTAAGCAATCTTCGAGTCGGTTTTTAGCTAGTGCTATTGATGCCAAAGCACGACAACGGCTGGCTGAATTGCGAATGGGATTTAAATAG
- a CDS encoding FHA domain-containing protein, giving the protein MIVCPNCNHPNPDGAVQCEACYTPLPATTNCPNCGATVQSDAAFCGQCGFNLHSAVAPAAATAVATVAPDVPVEVPSLVNPDPILELLQPNALGIDPAAAPLPPTVVAQSAAAPPPPVAPAPIAVEAPAPVPAPAPAPAPVAEASAPAPAPVEAPAPEPVQAVEAPAPEPAPAPEPPPAPQPIAAPSPARTQLQQITARLVHVQSDREIELPPSLSVIHIGKPNDRIPPDIDVSGFSNSEIVSRVHADIRVEGDAHYIEDVGSSNGTYINNLPLLPGNRHRLRPGDRISLGKGDLVTFLFKLA; this is encoded by the coding sequence ATGATCGTCTGCCCTAATTGCAATCACCCCAACCCAGACGGCGCTGTCCAATGCGAAGCTTGTTACACGCCGTTACCAGCTACTACTAATTGTCCCAATTGTGGCGCAACTGTACAGTCAGATGCTGCTTTTTGTGGCCAATGTGGTTTTAACCTCCACTCAGCCGTTGCACCTGCGGCTGCTACTGCCGTTGCCACCGTTGCACCTGATGTCCCTGTGGAAGTTCCATCCTTAGTAAATCCCGACCCAATTTTAGAACTATTACAACCCAATGCTTTAGGCATTGATCCAGCAGCAGCGCCCTTACCCCCTACAGTAGTGGCACAATCAGCCGCAGCACCTCCACCCCCAGTAGCACCTGCTCCCATAGCAGTAGAAGCACCTGCACCAGTACCGGCACCCGCACCTGCACCCGCACCAGTAGCAGAAGCATCTGCACCCGCACCCGCACCAGTAGAAGCACCCGCACCAGAACCAGTGCAAGCAGTAGAAGCACCCGCACCAGAACCTGCACCGGCACCAGAACCCCCACCAGCACCACAACCTATTGCAGCACCATCACCTGCCAGAACTCAATTACAGCAGATTACAGCGCGATTAGTTCACGTCCAAAGTGATAGAGAAATTGAATTGCCGCCAAGTCTGTCTGTAATTCACATTGGCAAGCCCAATGACCGCATTCCTCCAGATATAGACGTTTCAGGATTTTCCAATTCTGAAATTGTGTCACGGGTACACGCAGATATTCGCGTTGAGGGAGACGCTCATTATATAGAAGATGTGGGCAGTTCTAATGGCACTTACATTAACAATTTGCCCTTATTACCAGGTAACAGACACCGCCTCAGACCAGGCGATCGCATCAGTCTTGGTAAAGGAGATTTGGTAACGTTCCTCTTTAAACTGGCTTAG
- the pgl gene encoding 6-phosphogluconolactonase, whose amino-acid sequence MNKTVEVLPDQSALVARSLDLILTKLDTAIKQQGRFTIALSGGSTPKPLYEAIAQQKLPWDKIHVFWGDERYVPPDHPDSNELMARRAWLDRVDIPAANIHAVPTLDNDPVVSANKYEQHLQAFFQSKPKEFPALDVVLLGMGDDAHTASLFPHTDALKVRDRLITVGNKDSNPRITFTYPFINAARSVMFIVAGANKIPALAQVFAPVADNFTYPSRLIQPQGELWWLLDAAAGAELSA is encoded by the coding sequence ATGAATAAAACGGTTGAAGTCCTACCGGATCAATCAGCGTTAGTTGCGCGATCGCTGGATTTGATCCTGACCAAGTTAGATACTGCCATTAAACAGCAGGGACGATTTACTATTGCCTTATCTGGCGGTAGCACACCTAAGCCGTTGTATGAAGCGATCGCCCAGCAAAAGTTACCTTGGGATAAGATTCATGTGTTCTGGGGTGATGAGCGTTATGTTCCCCCAGATCATCCCGATAGTAATGAATTGATGGCGCGGCGTGCATGGCTAGATCGTGTTGATATCCCCGCCGCCAATATTCACGCTGTACCCACATTAGATAATGATCCGGTGGTATCAGCTAATAAGTACGAACAGCACCTGCAAGCATTCTTTCAGTCAAAACCGAAAGAGTTTCCCGCTTTGGATGTGGTACTGCTAGGGATGGGTGATGATGCCCATACTGCATCTTTGTTTCCCCACACAGACGCTTTAAAAGTTCGCGATCGCTTGATTACTGTGGGTAACAAAGACAGCAACCCCCGCATAACCTTCACGTACCCATTCATTAATGCGGCTCGCAGTGTCATGTTTATCGTCGCTGGTGCTAACAAAATACCAGCTCTAGCTCAAGTATTTGCCCCTGTAGCGGATAACTTCACCTACCCATCCCGCCTAATTCAACCCCAAGGGGAACTGTGGTGGCTACTTGATGCCGCCGCAGGTGCGGAACTCTCAGCTTAA
- a CDS encoding ABC transporter ATP-binding protein, translating to MVEAGIIVKDLQFSWPNGDTAIQSCSLAVPKGEFWMLLGTNGSGKSTLLRLLAGLLAPQSGDIRVLHPVGFVFQNPDHQLVMPTVGADVAFGLVEEKLPTATVRARVKEALDAVNLSALQLRPIYALSGGQKQRVAIAGAIARHCEILLLDEPTALLDPDSQLDLVASVRNLVKSRGITALWVTHRLDELNYCDGAFLLEKGLLVDQGEPERLKQRLMEVNRD from the coding sequence ATGGTGGAAGCGGGCATTATAGTTAAAGATTTACAGTTCAGTTGGCCAAATGGTGATACCGCAATTCAATCTTGCTCTTTGGCAGTCCCCAAGGGTGAATTTTGGATGCTGTTGGGTACCAATGGCAGTGGTAAATCTACATTACTCCGACTGTTGGCAGGACTTTTAGCTCCCCAGTCTGGTGACATTCGGGTTTTGCATCCTGTGGGTTTTGTCTTTCAAAATCCTGATCATCAATTGGTGATGCCAACTGTTGGTGCGGATGTGGCTTTTGGTTTGGTGGAAGAAAAGCTACCAACTGCTACTGTGAGAGCGAGAGTCAAAGAGGCTTTAGACGCAGTGAATTTGAGCGCCTTACAATTGCGCCCAATTTATGCCCTCAGTGGGGGACAAAAACAACGGGTAGCCATAGCAGGTGCGATCGCTCGTCATTGTGAAATCTTATTATTAGATGAACCCACAGCTTTACTCGATCCAGATAGCCAACTAGACTTAGTAGCTAGTGTCCGCAACCTAGTAAAAAGTAGAGGCATCACAGCTTTGTGGGTGACACACCGATTAGACGAGTTGAATTATTGCGATGGCGCTTTCTTACTAGAAAAAGGCTTACTCGTGGATCAAGGTGAACCTGAACGTCTGAAACAACGTTTGATGGAAGTAAATAGGGATTAG